The Chroicocephalus ridibundus chromosome 4, bChrRid1.1, whole genome shotgun sequence genome contains the following window.
tgttttcaaatacGGGGAATTTTCTGCTGACATGTCAAAAGAAATAGACATTTTGTATGACCAGTGGCTCTACCAGAATGAATACATATGATCCCTTATCTTTCTCCGATTCCATAGAATTTAACTGAAATGTGTGTTTGCTATGTGTGGTAAAAATAGGTCCcctggtttttttgttctttttttcatgtgtacTCAAATAGGAAAATGCTGAGAAATAATTTCATGGTCCTACACGATAGTTGTTAAGAGAGGTTTGTTAATGACGGATTGCAGCTACGGCTGTATTCAGCAAAGGGGGAGAAGAATTGCAAAGGAAGAAGCAGTTATTACAGTTAGGTTGATATACGGTCCCTTTCCAATCTCCATGGAGTGGAAGAGCCAATGATTGCATGACAGTTTGTCCCTAAAATTCATTTTCATAAGGAGCTCATGCCTTTTTACAAATACAATCTCATCCTCACTTTCCATAAAACATGCAACTGGACAGTCCAGCCAGACACAGAGAGAATGTGAATACTTTGAATGTGAATACTTTGAAGTAGTGAATATGCTAAATGCACCAATAATATCCattattttagaattttaaaaatcataattataTTAAGCCACATAGAATCCCATTTAGAGCAGTACAATATTGGAGGCACTTGGGTGTAGAAATGACGAGTGCCACATAGGGTAGACAGGGACTGAGATATAGGAGGAGGGATGCTTGGGTCTGTCAGAAGGAGCTTTCGTTTAAAATcatatggaataaaaaaataaataaataaaaaatcaaacaagATAAAAGCCCTGAGTCATAAACAGAACCAGAAGTATCACTTAACGTGACCTCAGCAACACCTTCCAGATGTAAGCTTGCGGCTTCAAACTGAGGTCTGAAGAGCAGCATATAGAGTAtttcaaagagcagaaatgaCTCCTTTAGAGAATAACGTTTTTCAAGGCTGGGATGCTCTGGCATTCAGACCCCTGTAGCGCGAGCAGCACGGGCAGCTCGCCACGGTCAGCCCCCACTGTCCAGGTCACAGTCTTACCCACAGCAGCTCTTCTCCCGCGGGTCCCTTGCCTGAGCGTGAGGAATGCAGGCTCTTTGGGCTACCCTACTGCAACATGTTAGCCAGACCGCCCCAGATTAATTTCTGATGACCAAATTGTCCCCAAAAAGCCCCGCAGGGGACTCGGGTTTTTTTATCTGAAGCATGGAAAGGGTGAGAGTTATGGCCACTGACTGACGTAATGAAGAACGCTGCTGGGCAGATCGCACTCTACTGGGAGCCTGCGATCGCTGTGGGTGCAAAAAGCTTAGCGATTTCTAGCCTTTGGGAGTGCATTTTACGTAGGGGAGGATTCAGAGTAAGCACATGCGTAATTTCCTCCTCTTTAACATCTGTAACAATGCCTCTTTGCACACTAAGCTGCCGCAGGGAAGCACTTGCACCCAGATTCCCGCCCTGTGCCCTCAGGCAAGGGAGGAGGTAGCCAGGGGAGGGCAAAACtaagtttattttcagaagacgATGAGATCCTGGCGAGCAATGCCCTCAGATAGAGTTACCTACcatttggagaaaagaaccagaaaatcCGGCCAATGTTGGGGAGGGCATTGCTCGCGGGATAAATGCTGTGGACGGCCACCGTCGCGCTGCAGCAGTAATTTGGGAGAGAGCgcactgggggcgggggggtgacgTGAGACGTCGGACAAAAGCGAAGATAGCCAGCAGTGCTTCAGAACAACAAAGGGCTGCCCTCAGCCAGTGGTGGAGCACATCTGGCACCCCAGGAAGCTCAATTGGACACTTGGCCCTGAGCTCGTCCCAGGGATTTCTGACTGACACCACTGCAGTGCATAGGTGAGCTTTTTGCTAGGTTCACTGACATTTCCTGTCACAGTCACGATGAGGTGAATTGGTAGCTCCTGCCTTGGGATGCAGCATGGCTGTGTGTGTTATGGGTACAGGACAGTGTGCATTTGTACCAAAAAGCGGTTAATAATGTCAACTGCCACGTGCCCAATGCAGTCACTAAACTATAGTCCGCCCTTCCGTTTGCCCAAACACATACACTCTGGCTTCCCAACTGGCTTCTTTCTATGTGTTGTCCAATGCATGTAGATACCTCCATCTGCCTGGCCTCAGATACAGTGGTTGTTGCTCCTCTATTTGATTGCCAGATGTCACTGGGGAACAAGATGGGGAGGTTCCTGGATCCTCGGGGCAAGCCAGCCGTCACCGAGGGAGCTCACCGTCCACGCCGGCCGAAGAACAGGAATCTTCGGTGCCTGCCTCTGACGAAGACTCGCCGGCCAGGACCACAGAGAGCTGGCAGTGGCCGTTGTCCTCGTCTGAAACGCACAGCAACGTTGGGGAGGATTTTGAGGGATTTCAAACGCCAGCGCGGACTCCGGAGTGTACCATGGACATACAGTCTCCCGGGGATCAGTCACTCAGTAGGACTCCTCAGTTTGAAAGTGACTCTcctgaggaggagggaaatgaTGAAATGAATGAAGAGCACCGCGGTGTTGAGCCTGTCCCTAGGGATCGGGGTTGGAGAGGGCAGCCCCAGCTAACAGAGGGAGAGAAGCTGTTGATGGAAACCAACAGTAGGATTGTGCAGCTGCTGGAAAATATCAAGAGGGAGCATGCACAGTCCATGGGTCTCATGTCGCAGTCCATGGGCCGTATGGAGCTGCAGCTGGGCATTGTGGCTACCTCCACAAGAGCCATCCATAACTACCTGTCAGAGATTTTAGCTTTCCTCAAGCAGCCAAGGACGCAGGTCCTTGAAACGCGCATCTCCCAAAGAGCCACCCCTCATGTCGAGTTAACCTGTGCCTCGACATGGACTGGTGAGGACGCAGTGGCATCCTCCACTGTGTGCTTACCAGGGGCCGAAGGGACGAGCGACTCTCGAGAACCACCGCAGGCCACGCTGCCTTGTCGCAGTGGCCGGCTGCAGAGAGCCATAACCGAGAGGGCCTCGTTGCCCATGCCTACACGCCAGGcaaaagggggagggaagaaaaagtaaCCACACCATaggatttttagggttttttttaatgtgcctgTCCTTTTAATTCTTAGCCATAAGGCCATCAGTGGCAGAATTCAACCATTTCCTACATTGGCTAACATTGTATTCTGGCTGACTAGATTAGTCTAACATTTTGTAGTTCATATTTGCACTGTTAACAATGTGTGCTGCTAGTATTTGAAGAACATTTGCCTCTGTTCTTTCACTTTAACTTCATACGAGCATTTTTTTACTCTGTGCCAGGCATTCATTGCTTTTCTTACAAATACAAGTCATTTCTTGAGGCAGCtgttttttgagttttctttctcCATTATCCCATCCCCTCTGAGCAAGCGTTCTGGACTCGGTGGTAAGTATACAGGTCTTGGCAATACTCGCCTCCAAAACTGTGTTCGATCAGTCTTTGCCTGGTGTTTCTGGCATGCCAGCCTGAGGTGTTGGGGTTAGCCTGTACCGGATCATGATCATTCTTATCCTCTGTGGGTCTGACCAGCTCACTTTCTAAGACCCTCGGTGGAGCTAATCCACATGTCTTGGCTATGTCGTACAATAAGTAATGTTGCCAGGATCATACCTCATATTTCTCTTTTGGGGCCTGTATAGTGACGTGCCACCAGATCTATCTAGGCACCTGACTCTCATTTTCAAAGTTCCTTTTATGATGGATCTGGTGGTTTGATGGGCAGCATTATAATTTTTCCTCTGAGAGAGTCTGGGGATTTGAACCAGGAGTGACTAAGCAATGTGTTCTACGGGGATAAGAGCCATCTCCTGCAACCAATCTGTTAGGAGGAGACTGTCCCCTGTATTATCACAGATattaattatttaagaaaaagacaaaaaaagcaacTTGCCTAGCAGCCAGACCACTTGAGAATGTAAAAGTCATGACATGCTGTTGGGTACTGTGCTACTATGTCTGTGATTAAGAGCTTTTCATCAGAGACGACCTACATGTTGATAAAATGCAACTACTTTCTGTGCCTTTAGGCCATCTAATTTCCTGAGGGCTGGCACCCTGAGCAGAGCAGGGGTGCGATTGGTGACCCACAGGGCAGATGGAAACGCACTtggcaataaattattttatatctgtTGGTGCTGCCTCTCTCGGGGGAATTTAATATAGTGGCACTCAAATTGCTATATGCATGCAGAGGCATCAGACTGGCTTATACATGTGGTATCCCTGACAGTTCTCCGAAAGGATGCTGTTACCAGGAGCCCCTTGAGCGGTGGGAACTAATTATCACAGGTGTAGCATGGCTCCTGTGTTTGACTCTCAAGATGCCGTTGTAACTTCTCGTAAAGGTTCAGAAGAGTTTATGTGGCAAAGCAGTGATAAATTCCTCCTCTGGCAAATACTAGAGAATAACTGTAGGCCTAAAAATCCTCTTCCATGACAACAACTGAGCTGCGCCCTCTGTCCAGTGAGCCGTAGactcttcttccctgtctttctGCGAGACTGAAGTTATTCAAATTAAAGCAGATGATAGTATTTTGTTACTCTACCAGTCAGCCACAGATTGCTCCCTTATAcatgtgtgtgcgtgcgtgcttGTGGCTGTACTTTGCTAAATGACCGGTTTAACGATGAAATGCAGCTGGCATGGCCGACCTCCAGTGTAGGCTTTTTTCCCGCTCCAGAATATTTCTTCCCTTCCACCTACATCCAGCTGCGTTCCTTTTAAGAGTTCCACTGGAGGCGTGCTTCTTTGGCCACACTGTCGACACACCTCACACCAGGTGCAAATTTTTTGCACCCATTCTGTGGCTTTTTTATATCTCTTTTGTTAAAACTGTTTGTAAAGGTATCCTTGGAGAATTTCCACTGCGAGCTTGTAAGATTCCCCTCTCGTTGGTGCGAGAAATGCATGCTGCAGAGTATTTAAGGAGGTTGGGAGAGAAGCCGATTAGTAAGCCTGACCAATTATTCCAGTATGTGCGGCCTTTTGAACATGTGTTGCTGGTGCATTCATGGTTTGCACACTGGTACGGTGGATATGAACAGCCTAGTTAAAGGCAAAGGCAGGTGAAGGTTTGTCCCAATACGCTTACGTCTTATTTCTTTGGGATGAGTTTGAATGAAGCTAAATACAATTCAGCCAGTTAATTTTCTTGGCCTAATGAGCACGTTTGACAATACAGtgagaatgtttttattttacatagtgCTTTCACTTCAGAAGTGTGGTGCAGTTGCGGCCAGGCGCTAAGATTTTGACGTATTCTGCAGGACCCGCCATGTAGCTGCTGCCATTTAGAATAAATCTCGTTCCACacactggctgctgctgctgcagcttcacagattattttttttttttttttatgtcgtAGTTTTAAAATGACAACTTCCACTCTACCTTTGCTTTCTGATCCGAGGCAGGAGGGCAAAAGAAGAAGCTGCGCAGACGTAGCAGTGCTGCCGTTGGAAATACAACGCGAGGAACCTCTAAAGAGTTCCTTGCAAAGCAGCTTGAGCTCTAACCCGCTCTGCTCTCCCATTTCGGCGTGCTTTAGCTAGACTTGGCAAGGCACAAGCGCCACTTGAATGGGAGCAGCCGTAGGGCGCGAAGGACTGAGAACCTGTCTACAGACGAGAAACCTGCAATAAACTTACACgaagcaaagtcttttttttctgactggaAATAGTAGATGGTGTTAAGCGTTGGTACCAACTGATATTTTGGTCAGATCCGAAATTAGGATCTGACTTCGAGTATTGTCTAGCAATATCAGTGCAGCTGGAGGGTAATGTATGTTTCATCCCCcaacaaatattttcatgcttttcaaGTGTCTGTCATAGCCTCATCACTCTTTCCCTGTAGCTTTTTGTTGTCTGAATGGGTATATGGTTACATGTGTCTGTTAAAAATAAAGGGGATCAGTTCTTACGTGGTATATTTACATTTCTTATTTACAGATTTTGAGTACCTAGTGCTTCAGTTTCCAAAGCTTCCTTCTTTCTGTATCCCAAAGACCAGTTGTTTGGCTTCTGGGATGATAAAAAAGGGTGGGAGAGACTTAACTGGAAATCTCTGCCCAGTTGAAGCTCTTGGCGATAGATCCCCTGAGTACGATTCTACAGTCTAGCCATATTTTTGCTGTATAGGTCAAATGTTCGTGGTTACACCATTGCTTTCTGATGCCTTTTGCTGAGCAGAAGtgcagctatttttctttcagaagttcaCAGTTTGTATTACAAAGTCTTATGAAATGTGACTTGaagtttgtttgatttttgaATACATGTgatgtttttaagaattttttttccttttctccttccactggatgatttaaaacacacaaaaaataaagcagaccAATGACAAGAATTGAATGCTAACTTCaattgaaaagaaacagcaacaccACTCTTGTGAGACAGTTTTCAACAGTGTTCAGCTTACTGGTTCTGCTCAACCTTCCctttcctgcctgctccctgaCCCTCTGTGACACTGAAATATCCACTTCTAGGACAACCTTCTTCCTAACCAGAAGGCTAAAagttcttccctctcttcttctcccaTTTAAAATATCATCCTTGCATCAGACAGATCTACTGTTTAGAAGGACCAAAagctcttttcctcctgccttaTTCCCATCCATATCCATATCCAGGGCCCCGAGTGCGCTGCTCTCCAGTGAGAGGTAAAACTTAAATCCCTAAGTCTGGTACTTGGCACAGTTACACCATCTCTAGACCACCAGAAACCCGGGGGTTTAAAGTCTATAGGATCCTAATGAAGTAGCCCTCCGTGTTTGCTGAAGCAAATAATCGTTTGGGAGATGGATCTGATTGATTGCTGAAAAGTAACGTTGCTCTGACTCACGTTGTGGAAGCCTAGGAGCCAGGCTAAGGTATTTCACTCACATAAATACCACAGGCTAGATAACTAATCCTCACTTTGGTGAAACTTCAAAGGAAAAGACACTGAATTAACACCCTAGAGTGCAGTCTGTGCTTTCTTAGGAAAGCAAATGCAGCGGAAGGCGTAGTAAGGAAACCTGTTGGAATGATTTGACTTTGGATTCTAGTACAGCTTCAAAAATCAGACTATCCTGCTGGCTTAGGCTGGTCATTTAATTTCTCCGTGCCTTAGTTTCATAGCAGTAGAAGTGGCAATAAAGGAGCTGTCAGGCTATAATTAGTTGATTATACGGTACTTTGAGGTCTTCAGTCTGAGGGAGTGACGTTATGTATTAAATACTCGTGAGCTTTGCTTGTGACCAAGTTGGAGACGGGGCTAAAACTAACACACTAAACTTTGGCAGATCTTGATTAAAGTTTTCCCTGTATTTTAGGATCACATCATATGGTAGATCAGAATCCCGTATCCAAACGCTGAAGTTCAGATTTGGACTTTGCCTATTTGGTCTGTTTCTGACCACAACTAAATACGTTCCCAGAGTGGGcagttattaaaatataaaatacatataaaagttTCATTCAAACACGCGATGCAGTTACTAATGCTAATCTAATAATCCAAGAGTGTGAATAAATTAGGATGTGATTACTTAAGGAGAATAGGCATAAAAGAGCACTTCTGGAGTACTTGTTATTGTCCAAAATATCACTGAAATTCTGATGACTAGGTACAGTCAGCTTATCTCTATTTGAAACAGTGCTGTACAGATTCATTATTTCTAAAGGTCTTCTTTCCATTTCTATATAGATATTCTCCCTTCACATTTTGAAGGTTTGAAGAAGAGGATTGTTTTTCGAGTCACACTAAGTAAACATTAAATGCATGCAGGCTTAAAACTAAAGCATGCATGTTATGTAGCAGCAATAAAAAGTGCTCGGCTTGCACGACTTATGATGCTCAAGCGTTGCCTTgttaaaaatgccaaaaaaactttttctttgcatttttttgaaaagtaaatcTCTTCCTTTGACCTTGCAATACTTACATTTTCAGTTTGGGGACAAAtgatatttattttactgaatgCTTTTATATTACAGATAAGGTGGATGAAATAGTACCGGTTTCCAAGCCATCAAGAATTGCAGACAATGCAACTGTGGACTCAAGAGTGGCAACTATTAAACAGCGGCCTTCTAGTAGATGTTTTCCCTCAGCTACAGATATGAATGTGAGTGGTAGCTATGAAGTTCTGCTTTCACTTCTGAAACTGATTGGAGGGGGTCTTTCGGCAGCGGGCAGGGCTTACAGCCCAAACCAATTTACAAGCGTTGCTTTATATActcactttgcttttcttttcgtATTAAGGCGTGACCTACTCTGTGTTTCTAATAATAGCTTTTTAACAGAAGTGTTCGCATACCCCTAGAAACCTTTTCTCATTATATCCTTATGTTTATTTTGAGACCGACACATCAGCAACATTGCTACCCCCGTGTTACTCAGCCAGATGTGCACTTGTTCTGCCTGTAATCTGAGCTGCTGGGACGCCAGTCAGTTCTGGGCTGGAAGGTGTCAGTACAACACTAATCCCAAGCTAAAAAACTTTGCTGAAAGTCAAGGTATGCCCGTGCAGTTTCAGCATCGGAGTTCGAGCAGCCACACCATTTCCACTAACGTGAAGGTTTCTCCTTCTGCAGGCTTTTTATTATTCCTAACGGCCTATGTAATACCTTGATTAAATAATACATAATGATTTGTAAGGGAAGAATTGACATTAATACTATAGCACATATGAAAAATTTAAACTCCAGAACTCTGAAATTGGATTACTCAATTGCACAATTGGCTCTTACAGAACTTcacatgtgaaaaaaatatttttattgcattttaggTGTATTTTTCCATTACCCGTGCCTCCAAAAGAGCATCAGTCCTGATACAACAAGCACTTCTGCTGTTCTCAGCAGCTTGGGGTGGAAGGAAATTAAGGCTATTCTAAGAGGCAGAAAACAAATAGCTTTGCAATGTACCTACAAGAAGGAGGGACAGTGGAGTGCGTTGGGATTCGGGTGGCGTTCCTCCGTTCCTAGCTGAGATGCTGGCTGCCAGCGTCACCTTGTGCAAGACACCTCGAGTCTGTGCGAGAGCGGGGTGTGCTTCAGAAGCGAAGAGAGCATCCGGCTTGGTGCAGAGGGAACGCTAATACCTGTGCAGCGTGGGGCTAGTGAATGAAACAAAACGCTTCGTTCTTCTTACGGCACGCAAAATGTGCTAAAAAGTTAACATATTGCTTTGTAAATTATTTCAATGAACTCCACTTACAGCTGTTGCCATTTTAATAGCATACAAACAAAGCCCAGTCATccctttcttttcagaataacACCAAATTTGTTATTTTCCGTAAGAATTCTAAGTAAAAATGATAGCGGATAAACAGATATGACAGAAGAGTTATTTACGTGTGAGAGAAAGACTTGCATGCTTTaatgcttgtggggttttttgtttgcttttttgtagTCCATGTATGAGAGACAGGGTATTGCTGTGATGACGCCCACTGTACCAGGGAGTCCTCAAGGTCCTTTTCTGGGTATACCTCGGGGTACAATGAGAAGACAAAAATCTATAGGTAAAATGCTTCTCATGTATAGTTTGCTTGTGCATTAATCACGTATTTTTAGTAACTTTGCTTCTTTCTTAAAGCGTATTTCTCCAACATCTTTACCTCAGTGAATGGCTGTTTAATTTTTATACAAAGTTCATGAGAAAAGAAGTTTGTGTGTAAGATGATATAATTTCCACATTCTGCTTTGATGGCAGTAGGCAAGTATTATGgaatttaattcctttctttaGAATGTTCCCTCGAACAAGGAAGGgtggtgagaagggaaaaaaaagctgattgtttttttctttgttattgagGCAAAAGCGTTGTTATGCTATGTAGTTTATGAAGGAATCCCTATTGATCAAATGGaataaaattaacttctttttcattCCAAATACTGACAATagatgattttagaaaaaaaaaaaaaaaagaaaaaagagcagaccAAATTTGGGCTTGCTTTGTTCTTGATAGTAATCTTAGTAGTTATATTTATCAATTTAGAAACACATTATGCTGATGTATAATTAGCATCTAAATTATCCCAATATTATCCAGTTTATTTATGTTAAAAGCTGCATTTGCAATAATATAATGTCatcttttgaaatgaaacagtctgattttttttccccaatagaaTCTGCACAGTCCCTTTGCTAAGTTTCAACTGCATCTTAAAAATTCATTAGGTTTTTAAGTTGCATTGTTATATGCGTTTTTAGAGTGCTAGAGCAAGGCATAAGCTACTCTTCTGCACAGAATGTCTTCCCTGTTcaataattttcaaaggaaatgtgcTTCTCTACAGCTACCTTGATGatacataaaaccaaaacatttgccTACACATCAGTGATCGgtttaattaaaattctgtagCATCTTTTTTAATTCTGGCATCTGGGTCTCTGGAAGTTGAACAAGAAAGAATGCCTATGGTAGGAATCAACCAAAAGACCCCTTTCATAATTTTGCATATGCCCCATGTCATGTGAAGTGCACCTTGGCATTTTAGGTTGGATACAGAAATAATACGATATGGGGGACCCCAGTGgaagacagtattttaaatatactttctGATTTTTAGGAATAACAGAGGAAGAACGGCAGTTTTTGGCTCCTCCTATGCTGAAGTTTACCAGAAGTCTTTCAATGCCTGACACCTCTGAAGATATCCCACCGCCGCCGCAGTCCTTAcctccttcaccaccaccaccttctccctctctgtacAACTCTCCCAAATCCCCAACATCAAGGAGCTATGGAACTATTAAGCCTCCGTTTAATCAGAATTCAGGTGCAAAAATTTCTTTGGTTAGGCCTGAGAATGTGGGAACGATGATAAGGGACAAAGGGATCTATTTCAGACGAGAACTGGACCGATACTCTCTGGACTCTGAGGACCTGTACAGTCGGAGCGCCGCATCTCAGGCAAATTTCAGGAACAAGAGGGGTCAGATGCCAGAAAACCCGTATTCTGAAGTTGGGAAGATTGCAAGCAAAGCAGTTTACGTGCCAGCCAAACCAGCGAGGCGGAAGGGGATGCTGGTGAAACAATCCAATGTAGAAGACAGTCCGGAAAAGACCTGCTCTATTCCAATCCCGACGATTATTGTGAAAGAGCCGTCCACCAGCAGCAGTGGGAAAAGCAGCCAAGGGAGCAGCATGGAAATCGATCCTCAGTCTTCAGAGCAACCTGGGCAACTCCGACCCGACGATAGCTTAGGTGTCAGCAGCCCGTTTGCAGCAGCCATTGCCGGAGCAGTGAGGGACAGGGAAAAGAGGCTGGAAGCGAGGCGTAATTCCCCAGCCTTCCTTTCCACAGACCTAGGAGATGAGGATGTTGGACTAACGCCACCAACACCACGTATGAGGCAATCTAAATTTACCGATGAAGCAATGTTTAGTAGTGAAGATGGTTTTAGACAGCTTATGTCGCCATCTCCGATTCCCGCACCCAGAGAGCCTGAAAATCTTTTTAATAACAGTGAACCCAGCAATCAAAGTGATTCAAGGACATTAAACGCTTCGTCCAAAACGAAAGGTACTGAAAACAGTACGGTGGCAGCTAAGTCCGCGAATGCGTCCAGCTCAGATAATTACGTTCACCCAGTCACAGGAAAGCTATTAGATCCAAACTCACCGCTAGCCCTCGCTCTCTCTGCCAGGGACAGAGCCATGAAAGAACAAACACAGCAGATTCCAGGCAAAGGAGATGCTGTTAAAGCTGACCTTAATAAACCACTTTACATCGATACAAAGCTGAGACCCAATATTGAAACGACTTTTCCTGTTACTGCTACTGTCACTAGGCAAAACACTCGCGGCCCATTGAGACGGCAGGAGACCGAGAACAAGTACGAAACAGatgcagggaaagagaagaaagctgaggagaagaaaaacatgttGATAAACATTGTGGATACTTCGCAGCAAAAGTCAGCTGGCTTGTTGATGGTTCATACCGTGGACACAGCCAAGTCAGATGATACGCCCgaagatgaagaggaaaagagagatgaAATGGAACCGAACCCCGAAAACTCCCCGCCGGAGAGGCCAGAGGGGAGCGAGGAAGCGGAAGGTGAGCTGAACGTGCCTGCCGCGTCCGAGCCACCGGCATCTCCCTGCAAAACCATCGTAGCAGCGAGCTCTGTTGACGACCCTGTCATCTTGCCGTTCCGCATCCCTCCGCCACCCTTAGCATCAGTTGATATCgatgaagagtttatttttacTGAGCCACTACCACCCCCCTTAGAGTTTGCCAACAGCTTTGATATCCCCGACGACCGCGCAGCTCCCGGTTCGGCTCTAACAGACTTgattaagcaaagaaaaaatggcACGCCTTCACCCGCGCCGTTTGCCCCCAGCCAGTCAACAAATTCCTTAGAAAGTAAAAAACAAGTGGGTCTTTCAAACTGTTTGCCTGCCTCCTTTCTGCCACCCCCTGACAGCTTTGATAACGTCACTGACTCTGGGATTGAGGAGGTAGACAGTCGAAGTAGTAGTGACCATCACTTAGAGACAACCAGCACTATCTCAACGGTGTCCAGCATCTCTACCTTATCCTCGGAAGGGGGGGAGAACGTGGATACTTGTACAGTCTATGCAGATGGGCAAACATTTCTGGTGGACAAACCCCCAGTACCTCCTAAGCCAAAAATGAAGCCCATAATCAACAAAAGCAATGCACTTTACAAGGACGCGCTGATTGAAGAAACTGTAGACAGCTTTGTTATTCCTCCTCCCGCTCCGCCCCCACCTCCCATCAGCGCACAGCCCAATATGGCTAAAGTTGTTCCCCAAAGGACATCTAAGCTATGGGGTGATGTGACGGAGGTGAAAAGCCCAATTCTCTCAGGCCCAAAGGCTAATGTTATTAGTGAATTGAACTCAATACTCCAGCAAATGAACAGAGAGAAATCCTCAAAGCCAGGGGAAGGATTGGAGTCACCTACTGGAACAAAAACCGCAAGTCTCAGTACAAGGTAAATGTAATTAACcaaataattttgtaataaaggcttgatttttttccGTCCCTTCACTAATTTCCCCCATAAATCACTTAGATTAAAGAGTGTATTCTATTGTACATGTTTGCTTAATGAATAGTCTATGACAAACAGTTTTACAGAGGGGAAGAATTTCCAACACTGTCATCGTTTCTGTAGTCTACGCCATAGGACAGGAGCTTTGTTGGTCTTCTCCAACGTGAAGGACCGTTTCCACAAACCATTCAGTTGTTTTGATGTGAGTTAGATTTATTTTTGAGTAGtacttttctctttgaaaaaaaaaattctttaaaatgtggcgataatttaatttttctttagtcCCATAACTTATTTTGGCTTCAAACAGGTAAAAAAGTGGTTTTGCCCAGGCTTAATACACGTTCGCTGTGTGATGTCATTTGGTTCCCGCTG
Protein-coding sequences here:
- the SHANK2 gene encoding SH3 and multiple ankyrin repeat domains protein 2 isoform X3; the encoded protein is MKSLLNAFTKKEVPFREAPTYSNRRRRPPSTLAAPRILLRSNSDNNLNINNLPEWSASSSASSHRSLSPHLLQQMQNNPNGTVKTVGSYTPSSRSRSPSLNRLGEDAKRQQHRHISAVYNPSANKDTLSALDYQGPKRKLYSAVPGRLFIVVKPYQPQGEGEIHLHKGDRVKVLSIGEGGFWEGSTRGHIGWFPAECVEEVQCKPNESKPETRTDRTKKLFRHYTVGSYDSFDASSDCIIEEKAVVLQKKDNEGFGFVLRGAKADTPIEEFTPTPAFPALQYLESVDEGGVAWQAGLRTGDFLIEVNNENVVKVGHRQVVNMIRQGGNHLVLKVVTVTRNLDPDDTARKKAPPPPKRAPTTALTLRSKSMTSELEELASVRKKKDKVDEIVPVSKPSRIADNATVDSRVATIKQRPSSRCFPSATDMNSMYERQGIAVMTPTVPGSPQGPFLGIPRGTMRRQKSIGITEEERQFLAPPMLKFTRSLSMPDTSEDIPPPPQSLPPSPPPPSPSLYNSPKSPTSRSYGTIKPPFNQNSGAKISLVRPENVGTMIRDKGIYFRRELDRYSLDSEDLYSRSAASQANFRNKRGQMPENPYSEVGKIASKAVYVPAKPARRKGMLVKQSNVEDSPEKTCSIPIPTIIVKEPSTSSSGKSSQGSSMEIDPQSSEQPGQLRPDDSLGVSSPFAAAIAGAVRDREKRLEARRNSPAFLSTDLGDEDVGLTPPTPRMRQSKFTDEAMFSSEDGFRQLMSPSPIPAPREPENLFNNSEPSNQSDSRTLNASSKTKGTENSTVAAKSANASSSDNYVHPVTGKLLDPNSPLALALSARDRAMKEQTQQIPGKGDAVKADLNKPLYIDTKLRPNIETTFPVTATVTRQNTRGPLRRQETENKYETDAGKEKKAEEKKNMLINIVDTSQQKSAGLLMVHTVDTAKSDDTPEDEEEKRDEMEPNPENSPPERPEGSEEAEGELNVPAASEPPASPCKTIVAASSVDDPVILPFRIPPPPLASVDIDEEFIFTEPLPPPLEFANSFDIPDDRAAPGSALTDLIKQRKNGTPSPAPFAPSQSTNSLESKKQVGLSNCLPASFLPPPDSFDNVTDSGIEEVDSRSSSDHHLETTSTISTVSSISTLSSEGGENVDTCTVYADGQTFLVDKPPVPPKPKMKPIINKSNALYKDALIEETVDSFVIPPPAPPPPPISAQPNMAKVVPQRTSKLWGDVTEVKSPILSGPKANVISELNSILQQMNREKSSKPGEGLESPTGTKTASLSTRSTEVMSTVSGTRSTTITFTVRPGTSQPITLQSRSPDYDSRTSGARHAPSPVVSPTEINKDIMPAPLTASASASSPSPTLSDVFSLPSQPPSGDLFGLTAGRSRSPSPSILQQPISNKPFTTKPVHLWTKPDVADWLESLNLGEHKETFMDNEIDGTHLPNLQKEDLIDLGVTRVGHRMNIERALKQLLDR